A single genomic interval of Monodelphis domestica isolate mMonDom1 chromosome X, mMonDom1.pri, whole genome shotgun sequence harbors:
- the LOC100015800 gene encoding actin-binding protein WASF3-like has protein sequence MPLVKRNIEPRHLCRGALPDGVTSELECVTNSTLAAIIKQLGSLSRHAEDIFGELFNEANSFYMRMNSLQERVDLLVIKVTQLDSTVEEVSLQDINMRKAFRSSTIQNQQVVSRNSIPNPVMEMYQRCDKPPPLNILTAYRDDKKDGLKFYTDPSYFFNLWKEKMLQATEDKRKEKRRQKEQRLVEDSTREVKKVRKARNRRMEWSMMAYDKEFRPDNRFSPSPYHMASSEGSLSPDNRSYASDIGDHSYPASPNHPAQQVLAPAPHLPMEHKEIILAPSQLPELAYRPTAPGSRQNSLGRVQQPHVPQPPDPILNGPRPQLIKDYGSQQVPMADFFVPPAPPPPPPVIPSAQTAFDSPISAPPALAPAAAATLAHPSYTPSPPPAPPCPYSVSPPQTGPMGPPAAPPPPPPGPPMATASPAHSASPGAVLSEPRKPQIPLIPMSDARSDLLAAIRRGIQLRKVQEQWEQEAKKEPVGNDVATILSRRIAVEYSESDDDSELDENEWSD, from the exons ATGCCACTGGTCAAGAGGAACATTGAGCCCAGGCACTTGTGCCGAGGTGCCCTGCCCGATGGGGTCACCAGCGAGCTGGAATGTGTCACCAACAGCACTCTAGCTGCCATCATCAAGCAGTTGGGAAGCCTCA GCAGACATGCAGAGGACATCTTTGGCGAGCTCTTTAATGAAGCCAACAGTTTCTACATGCGAATGAACTCACTGCAGGAAAGGGTGGACCTCTTGGtgattaaggtcacacagctggactCTACTGTGGAGGAAG TGTCCCTGCAGGATATCAACATGAGGAAGGCTTTCCGGAGCTCCACAATCCAGAATCAGCAGGTGGTATCACGTAACTCCATCCCCAACCCTGTGATGGAGATGTACCAGCGGTGTGACAAGCCCCCGCCACTCAACATCCTCACGGCCTACAG AGATGACAAGAAAGATGGCCTTAAATTCTATACTGACCCATCATATTTCTTCAACTTGTGGAAAGAgaaaatgcttcaggccactGAGGATAAGAGGAAGGAGAAACGAAGGCAGAAG GAACAGCGGCTGGTGGAGGACTCCACCAGGGAGGTGAAGAAAGTGCGGAAGGCCCGGAACCGACGGATGGAGTGGAGCATGATGGCATATGATAAGGAGTTCCGGCCCGATAACAGGTTCTCTCCATCTCCGTATCACATGGCCTCTTCAGAAGGATCGCTCTCCCCAGATAATAG GTCATATGCATCAGACATCGGCGATCACTCCTACCCAGCCAGTCCCAACCATCCAGCCCAGCAGGTGTTGGCACCTGCTCCTCATCTGCCCATGGAACACAAAGAGATCATCCTGGCCCCCAGCCAGCTCCCGGAGCTGGCCTACCGGCCCACAGCCCCTGGCAGTCGGCAAAACAGCCTTGGCCGGGTCCAACAGCCCCACGTGCCACAGCCTCCGGATCCAATACTGAACGGACCCAGGCCTCAGTTGATCAAGGACTATGG GTCCCAACAAGTGCCCATGGCCGATTTCTTCGTACcgcctgcccccccacccccacctccagtgATCCCCTCCGCCCAGACGGCTTTCGACAGCCCCATCTCTGCCCCACCTGCTCTTGCACCCGCTGCCGCTGCCACCCTGGCCCACCCTTCCTACACACCTTCCCCGCCCCCAGCCCCACCCTGCCCATATTCTGTATCTCCTCCCCAGACTGGTCCTATGGGCCCTCCTGCAGCTCCTCCACCACCCCCTCCCGGCCCTCCAATGGCCACAGCCTCTCCGGCTCACTCAGCCTCCCCGGGTGCTGTACTCTCTGAACCACGGAAACCTCAGATCCCATTGATACCAATGAGTGATGCCAGAAGTGATCTTCTTGCTGCCATTCGAAGGG GTATTCAGCTGCGGAAGGTGCAGGAGCAATGGGAACAGGAGGCCAAGAAAGAGCCAGTGGGCAATGATGTGGCCACCATTCTCTCACGGCGCATTGCAGTGGAGTACAGTGAATCGGATGATGACTCCGAGCTGGATGAGAATGAATGGTCAGACTAA